The Tubulanus polymorphus chromosome 1, tnTubPoly1.2, whole genome shotgun sequence genome contains a region encoding:
- the LOC141903611 gene encoding uncharacterized protein LOC141903611 — protein MNMSKRHRDLSYRLKLSNKRQQTSTTSISQQTPVSVTSPSPTTTTAAPSSTGAYDGTMKKAEHHRRDIRMSGLGKKDSDKSEFEKLSGFDMMSPIGRRKMCIQRTPVQAVMLDDFNFQGSQISDSQADVKWDCTSPEAIKNVQLVNGESKSLNDMLKIVSSQQAPVPSSTPPLLGIWMQKNDHESSSPKRAIQKTRMGIRKAGVERRRKDILSTSSLELLQRLAAVVEKQKEPKRVDYQLRTDQDMTSTDLFDSDDVPGFPTRSQFEPSPILHPTVRIQSQNSAEITHRSSNSPAAAGNNSSKDMFTDESWENIPLDVAIVENKAVADRSKANPDVGNKSWDDDDLFNSSFLMKATQTMTDELYDANTQRFRTPQPKSTDATDVSRLPGNSRFPQNVSNQRRRSPSETTTPVIRQKLFGPARNSSKNPANFKAKSNVYRNSSKNSDSKTSNTTCVKKAVGDTNVSKMKNAFANKKSPPLKFSSPKVNAHSTVPSWKDTSITDDLLMELAEPDEILDSQVSQLKARTYQNHDGIIAPTPVNNLNKTACSRGNSKVNDTPSIAGSSSSSIAKSNCVSSSQASTVILAVSDCQDIAPRSQTKGESLGFDFCDDEMLSEPAILAMLDEVESQATQSSQRSTGSSSLSSSQPKYSADDIEKKKLAAIKRRQEKITSSQIRYA, from the exons ATGAACATGAGTAAACGGCACCGCGATCTGTCTTATCGACTGAAGCTTTCAAATAAGCGTCAACAAACGTCAACAACTTCCATCAGTCAACAAACTCCTGTCAGTGTCACCTCGCCCTCGCCGACCACGACGACAGCAGCGCCATCATCAACCGGTGCGTATGATGGCACCATGAAAAAAGCTGAGCATCATCGCCGAGACATTAGAATGAGCGGCCTAGGGAAGAAGGATTCAGATAAGAGTGAATTTG AGAAACTGTCAGGCTTCGATATGATGTCACCAATTGGCAGACGAAAAATGTGTATCCAACGAACTCCGGTTCAAGCGGTCATGTTGGATGACTTTAATTTTCAAGGCTCACAAATATCCGATTCACAAGCTGATGTTAAGTGGGATTGTACTTCACCTGAGGCTATCAAAAATGTCCAATTAG TTAATGGAGAAAGTAAAAGCCTGAATGATATGCTCAAGATAGTGTCCTCACAG CAAGCTCCAGTTCCATCGTCTACCCCGCCGTTACTCGGAATTTGGATGCAGAAAAACGATCACGAGTCGTCGTCGCCAAAACGAGCTATTCAAAAAACAAGGAT GGGTATTCGGAAGGCAGGTGTTGAACGCCGCAGAAAAGATATATTATCGACGTCGTCTCTGGAATTATTGCAGCGATTAGCGGCTGTCGTCGAAAAACAAAAAGA GCCGAAGCGAGTCGATTATCAACTCAGAACCGATCAGGATATGACTAGTACCGATTTATTCGATTCCGATGATGTGCCGGGATTTCCGACTCGATCTCAATTCGAACCTAGTCCGATTCTACATCCGACCGTCAGAATACAGTCGCAAAACTCAGCGGAGATTACTCACCGCTCGAGTAACTCACCCGCCGCAGCCGGTAACAATAGTAGTAAGGACATGTTTACCGACGAAAGTTGGGAGAATATTCCGTTGGACGTTGCGATAGTTGAGAATAAAGCAGTTGCCGATCGATCGAAAGCAAATCCCGATGTGGGCAATAAAAGCTGGGATGACGACGACTTGTTCAACTCGTCGTTTCTGATGAAAGCGACGCAAACGATGACTGACGAATTGTACGACGCGAATACGCAGAGGTTTCGCACTCCGCAACCGAAATCGACGGATGCTACAGACGTTTCACGTTTGCCCGGAAATTCGCGTTTTCCTCAGAATGTTTCGAACCAACGGAGACGATCACCGTCTGAAACGACGACGCCAGTAATCAGGCAAAAATTATTCGGACCCGCGCGAAATTCGAGTAAAAATCCAGCGAATTTTAAGGCGAAAAGTAACGTTTACAGGAATTCGAGTAAAAATTCCGATTCAAAAACCTCGAACACTACTTGCGTTAAAAAAGCTGTCGGCGATACGAACGtttcgaaaatgaaaaatgcgtTCGCGAATAAGAAATCCCCGCCGTTGAAATTTTCTAGTCCGAAAGTGAACGCGCATTCGACGGTTCCCAGTTGGAAAGACACCAGTATAACGGACGATTTGCTGATGGAATTAGCGGAACCGGATGAAATTCTCGATAGTCAAGTGAGCCAGTTGAAGGCGAGAACTTATCAGAACCACGATGGCATCATCGCTCCAACGCCCGTAAATAACTTAAATAAGACTGCTTGTAGTAGAGGTAATTCCAAAGTCAATGATACGCCGAGCATTGCAGGGAGTTCTAGTAGTTCTATAGCGAAAAGTAACTGTGTTTCTTCGAGTCAGGCATCAACTGTTATCTTAGCAGTGTCCGACTGTCAGGATATTGCACCGAGAAGTCAAACGAAAGGCGAAAGTTTAG GATTTGATTTCTGTGATGATGAGATGTTGTCGGAGCCTGCTATTCTTGCAATGTTGGACGAGGTAGAAT CTCAAGCCACTCAGAGCAGTCAAAGAAGCACGGGTAGCAGCTCCTTGAGTAGCAGTCAACCAAAATATTCCGCCGATGACAttgagaaaaagaaattggcTGCGATCAAAAGACGCCAggaaaaaataacttcatcGCAAATAAGATACGCTTAA
- the LOC141914743 gene encoding B9 domain-containing protein 2-like translates to MAEVHVIGQIEGASGFPDHSLFCKWGIHTGGAWKVLSGLNEGQTQVDNPQSEERAHWCHPIDLHFATKGLQGWPKIHFQVWHQDKFGRNELYGYGFCHLPSSPGTHLIDCPTWRPVGTFREQVSQQFLGGGPQLRNPDLIYSGAYRYKLHTLAMGHVHLHVNIILRNFEKFGIEC, encoded by the exons atGGCTGAAGTACATGTAATTGGTCAGATTGAAGGAGCTAGTGGCTTCCCTGATCATAGCTTGTTCTGCAAATGGGGAATACACACTG GTGGTGCCTGGAAAGTGTTGTCTGGTCTAAATGAGGGCCAAACTCAGGTTGACAATCCACAGTCTGAAGAACGAGCCCACTGGTGTCATCCCATTGATTTACATTTTGCTACAAAAGGTCTTCAAG GCTGGCCAAAAATACACTTTCAAGTGTGGCATCAGGATAAATTCGGACGGAATGAATTGTACGGATACGGCTTTTGTCACTTACCCTCATCGCCGGGAACTCATCTTATAGACTGTCCCACGTGGCGTCCGGTCGGTACATTTCGTGAACAGGTGTCTCAACAGTTTCTCGGCGGCGGACCTCAGTTACGCAATCCGGATTTGATATACAGCGGCGCGTATCGTTACAAACTGCATACATTAGCTATGGGACACGTACATTTACACGTGAATATCATATTGAGGAACTTCGAGAAGTTCGGAATCGAATGCTAG
- the LOC141900041 gene encoding protein CEBPZOS-like, whose translation MRKQPRKSNLLVNIGKGVLVVEFAALCVAYYYWRKMNHSQAYRYQLSKEHPNILAGYYKVGEYLDSKNSVRLYDKRCWGIDSE comes from the exons ATGAGAAAACAACCGAGGAAATCGAATTTGTTGGTGAACATCGGAAAAGGAGTCCTGGTCGTCGAATTTGCTGCATTATGCGTTGCTTATTATTACTGGCGAAAAATGAACCATTCACAAG CGTACAGATATCAACTCTCCAAAGAACATCCGAATATATTGGCAG GTTACTACAAAGTCGGAGAATACTTAGACAGCAAGAATTCAGTGAGGCTTTACGACAAGAGATGTTGGGGAATTGATTCGGAGTAG
- the LOC141915391 gene encoding JNK1/MAPK8-associated membrane protein-like, which translates to MSIRIPKITFRMGNGLIFMSVVFIALSAVNADWPSQQINGSIDSICPGLYCGRTVLQDGNTSDCGACARGSRPNEFSICKPCDGEPSFYDWLYLGFHVIAAMVLHWFFIDFTNKKKDKKLIILHASAAVESLFSCVITVLIVEPIGEWRINSCGVQKLSDWYTMLYNPSPDYIHTIHCTQEIVYPLYTMVMIYYAICLVLMLIVRPVLSWKVANNLGTKSIYAAMYFFPILTVVQAIFGGLLYYAFPHITIVVSVATCALHFAYMDFQKQNTKDLIKEAFTKPRQCVIVFGHWILHAYGIYAITELQNMWLVCFVVVPSFFYIVTVKFTHPDHLNHV; encoded by the exons ATGTCAATCCGAATACCAAAAATTACTTTCAGAATGGGAAATGGACTTATTTTCATGTCTGTAGTGTTTATAGCTTTGTCGGCAGTAAATGCAGACTGGCCATCACAACAAATAAACG GTTCAATAGATTCTATCTGTCCCGGATTGTATTGCGGACGCACAGTATTGCAAGATGGAAATACTAGCGATTGCGGG GCCTGCGCTCGAGGATCAAGACCGAATGAGTTCAGTATTTGCAAGCCTTGCGATGGAGAACCTAGTTTTTACGACTGGCTATATTTGGGCTTCCACGTCATCGCTGCAATGGTGTTGCACTGGTTTTTCATAGATTTTACCAACAAGAAGAAAGA cAAAAAGTTGATAATTCTACACGCGTCGGCTGCCGTTGAAAGTTTATTCAGTTGCGTCATCACGGTGTTGATCGTCGAACCGATCGGCGAATGGAGAATCAACAGCTGCGGAGTGCAGAAACTCTCCGATTGGTACACGATGCTGTATAATCCTAGCCCGGATTATATTCATACTATACACTGCACGCAAGAGATTGTTTACCCCTT ATATACAATGGTGATGATATACTACGCTATTTGCCTggttttaatgttgatagtgAGACCTGTATTATCCTGGAAAGTAGCTAATAACCTGGGAACTAAGTCTATATACGCAGCCATGTATTTCTTTCCAATTTTGACAGTTGTTCAAGCGATATTTGGAGGATTACTTT attacGCATTTCCACATATAACAATAGTGGTGTCTGTCGCTACATGTGCCCTTCACTTTGCATACATGGATTTTCAAAAGCAG aacACCAAAGACTTAATAAAGGAAGCATTCACGAAGCCGAGACAATGCGTAATCGTGTTCGGACACTGGATTTTAcatgcttatggaatttacgCCATTACGGAACTGCAAAATATGTGGCTAGTTTGTTTCGTAGTCGTTCCATCGTTCTTTTATATCGTGACTGTGAAATTCACCCATCCCGACCATTTAAATCACGTATAG
- the LOC141903620 gene encoding CDAN1-interacting nuclease 1-like gives MHLGLYREIVDFIKSHKCRPNFDTVVQKFKDIPKDTLGSICSLEYQKKSRRVFHKHNSLEVMEDYYQRYLDKRNDGNDVLIKLADEVDLSPMPFARIVLERHLHHLNFESEMSNNPRTVISKMLKDTTTIPDPVLAYQIDMCILNDEYCGPVADCIKHSIGEQYEVILKKAVEKHNLSYQDEHQMRLKGYDKTPDIKLEVPIAVDGHVVNWIESKASFGDEYSHQGYLKDQFWSYWNRFGPGMVIYWFGFIDELDSNRDKGILLKDNFPESITKMNPSQLEVT, from the exons ATGCATTTAGGTTTGTACAGGGAAATTGTTGACTTCATAAAAAGCCACAAATGCCGTCCCAACTTCGATACAGTTGTACAGAAATTCAAAGA CATACCGAAAGATACATTGGGTAGTATTTGTTCTCTGGAATATCAG AAAAAATCAAGGCGTGTATTTCACAAGCACAACTCGCTCGAAGTGATGGAAGATTACTATCAGAG ATATCTGGATAAAAGAAATGATGGCAACGATGTCTTAATAAAATTGGCGGATGAG GTTGATTTGAGCCCGATGCCGTTCGCTCGGATTGTCTTAGAACGACACCTTCATCATTTAAACTTTGAGAGTGAAATGA GCAACAATCCAAGAACGGTTATTAGTAAAATGCTGAAAGATACTACAACAATTCCAGATCCGGTGCTAGCCTATCAGATCGACATG tgTATTCTAAATGATGAGTACTGCGGTCCTGTGGCAGATTGTATAAAACA CTCTATTGGAGAGCAATATGAGGTTATCCTAAAGAAAGCTGTCGAAAAACATAATTTGTCTTATCAAG ATGAACATCAAATGCGTCTGAAAGGATATGATAAAACACCGGATATCAAATTAGAAGTTCCCATTG CTGTGGATGGCCATGTAGTGAATTGGATTGAGAGCAAGGCGTCGTTTGGTGATGAATACAGTCATCAGGGTTACCTGAAAGATCAATTCTGGAGTTACTGGAATCG ATTCGGACCTGGTATGGTTATCTATTGGTTTGGATTCATAGATGAATTGGACTCTAACAGAGATAAAggcattttattgaaagacaATTTTCCGGAgagcataacaaaaatgaaTCCTTCACAGCTTGAGGTCACCTGA
- the LOC141915393 gene encoding trans-L-3-hydroxyproline dehydratase-like: MEITTSEMHTGGEALRIIETGFPKIVGKSILEKRRYAKENLEHLRKFLMYEPRGHKDMYGAVLVEPDLKEADVGVLFMHNEGYSTMCGHAIIALGRYVVDKGIVKPIVGQSETQVNIQCPCGLVRAHVEMIDGDKTGRVRFHSIPAFTFATDVKINVPRYGEVAVDIAYGGAFYAFIDAQKLDLDVRTSNCQDLTNAASAVTEAAKTQVKLLHPDDQDLAFLYGTILTDGKDEFTDEPTANVCIFADREVDRSPTGSGVTARIALQYQKKLIPVGKTRRFINGLTGSEFTGKVVNETSCGSFPAVVVEVAGNAFYSGKSAFIKEDNDEFGNGFLIR, encoded by the exons ATGGAGATAACCACATCGGAAATGCATACCGGGGGCGAAGCCCTTCGAATAATCGAGACTGGGTTTCCGAAGATCGTTGGAAAGAGTATTTTAGAAAAGAGGCGTTACGCGAAAGAAAACCTGGAACATTTACGAAAATTCTTGATGTACGAGCCACGTGGACATAAGGATATGTACGGAGCGGTATTGGTCGAGCCAGATCTAAAAGAAGCTGATGTAGGCGTGTTGTTCATGCACAACGAGGGTTATAGCACCATGTGTGGCCACGCGATCATCGCATTAGGCAGATACGTGGTAGATAAAGGAATCGTCAAACCAATTGTCGGTCAATCCGAAACGCAAGTAAATATACAATGTCCTTGTGGACTCGTCAGAGCTCATGTCGAGATGATTGACGGTGACAAAACTGGTCGGGTTCGATTCCACAGTATTCCAGCATTCACATTCGCAACTG ATGTAAAAATTAATGTTCCCCGTTACGGTGAAGTTGCGGTAGATATCGCGTACGGAGGCGCGTTTTATGCTTTCATCGACGCGCAAAAACTCGATTTGGACGTGAGAACGTCGAATTGCCAAGATTTGACCAACGCTGCTAGTGCGGTGACAG aaGCCGCGAAGAcccaagtgaaacttctcCATCCAGATGATCAGGATTTGGCATTTTTGTACGGCACGATTTTGACTGACGGAAAAGACGAGTTTACGGACGAACCTACCGCCAACGTTTGCATTTTTGCTGATAGGGAG GTTGACCGAAGTCCGACCGGATCGGGAGTGACTGCCCGAATTGCTCTGCAATATCAAAAGAAACTGATACCCGTAGGCAAGACGCGCAGATTTATCAACGGCCTAACTGGCTCAGAGTTTACTGGTAAAGTTGTCAATGAGACATCATGCGGGAGCTTTCCTGCTGTGGTCGTCGAAGTTGCCGGTAATGCGTTCTATAGCGGAAAGAGCGCGTTTATAAAAGAAGATAACGATGAGTTTGGAAATGGTTTTTTGATCCGTTGA
- the LOC141900029 gene encoding zinc transporter 6-A-like isoform X2 — MEQGKFIFMLLIFNAIVTSTLLVWSHSTESMGLAAYTYITIFDIFALLTSLLTIWVQQKSMMKNTVFSFGYERFEVLAVFSSTMLAQLGALFVVKECVERIIQQPDIHTGRLLPGTCLAFVAHLIITYSIKNRAFNHVIDASSSSWLQEHVADMSESLCHYIPGLSKLLLPRINPFALVGFSAGLALVLAHFVIDVYNYHLADSVAALSIAIMTCGTMFPMASYSGKILLQTTPSHMIGQLDKCLREASTLDGVLEFRHEHFWTLSFGKLAGSLHVRIRRDANEQMVLAHVTNRLSTLVSNLTIQIFKDDWATRASVYQLLGNAPKYGTGIGTSSPPRKLPSPSSFNDNIPLSAYRAAPVIPSLTPFSSPVSGTSNTHGQTTNAFTSPSFNARTVPNSSTNLGASNFSSSFSSPSPRPLQQQKPVISYALPPLTNSTAPRTAIPYNSHISLGLKNQHTHHQH; from the exons ATGGAGCAG ggaaaatttattttcatgctTCTGATTTTTAATGCCATCGTTACATCTACGCTTCTGGTTTGGAGTCATTCTACGGAAAGTATGG gtTTAGCTGCGTATACGTATATAactatttttgatatatttgc attaCTCACTAGCCTTCTGACAATCTGGGTACAACAAAAATccatgatgaaaaatacagtATTTTCGTTTGG GTATGAAAGATTCGAGGTGTTAGCCGTATTTTCTTCCACTATGCTCGCGCAACTGGGAGCCTTATTCGTTGTAAAAGAATG CGTTGAACGAATAATACAGCAGCCAGATATTCACAC AGGCCGACTACTGCCTGGTACTTGTCTCGCGTTTGTAGCACATTTGATCATTACGTATAGCATAAAAAATCGTGCATTTAATCACGTCATTGATGCTTCGAGTTCGAGTTGGCTTCAGGAACACGTCGCTGATATGAGCGAAAG TTTATGTCATTACATTCCTGGACTGAGTAAATTACTGTTACCCCGAATCAATCCATTTGCACTGGTAGGATTCTCAGCCGGTCTGGCCTTGGTTTTAGCACATTTTGTCATCGATGTTTA taactatcatTTGGCTGATAGTGTAGCTGCTCTGTCGATCGCTATAATGACTTGTGGTACTATGTTCCCGATGGCTTCTTACAGTGGTAAAATACTTCTACAG ACAACTCCTTCACACATGATTGGACAGCTGGATAAATGTCTGAGAGAAGCCTCAACTTTAGACGGTGTCTTAGAATTCAGACACGAACATTTTTGGACGCTGTCTTTCGGCAAATTG GCTGGTTCGCTTCACGTAAGGATACGCAGAGATGCGAATGAACAAATGGTGCTCGCTCACGTAACGAATCGCCTTTCGACGCTCGTTTCGAATTTGACGATACAGATATTCAAAGACGACTGGGCGACGCGAGCTTCGGTTTATCAGTTACTGGGCAACGCTCCGAAATATGGAACCGGCATCGGCACGTCGTCTCCGCCGCGGAAGCTTCCATCACCGTCTAGTTTCAACGACAATATACCGCTGTCCGCGTATCGAGCAGCGCCCGTTATTCCTAGTTTAACACCATTTAGTAGCCCCGTTAGCGGAACTTCTAATACGCATGGTCAAACGACCAATGCTTTTACTTCGCCATCGTTTAACGCGAGGACAGTACCGAACAGCTCTACGAATCTTGGAGCATCGAATTTTAGCTCGTCGTTTTCCAGTCCATCTCCACGCCCgttacaacaacaaaaaccgGTTATTTCGTACGCTTTGCCGCCGCTGACGAATTCAACGGCTCCGCGAACTGCCATTCCGTATAACAGTCATATATCGCTAGGACTAAAAAACCAACACACGCATCATCAACACTGA
- the LOC141900029 gene encoding zinc transporter 6-A-like isoform X1, whose translation MNHYSDPNGLMSKPSRMEPNGNIGVGRPNHHSHNHSGAGDVRMRISSSVDSQPSQGVIYPFPNTSRSMVKRFQNELSQVLRERQGKFIFMLLIFNAIVTSTLLVWSHSTESMGLAAYTYITIFDIFALLTSLLTIWVQQKSMMKNTVFSFGYERFEVLAVFSSTMLAQLGALFVVKECVERIIQQPDIHTGRLLPGTCLAFVAHLIITYSIKNRAFNHVIDASSSSWLQEHVADMSESLCHYIPGLSKLLLPRINPFALVGFSAGLALVLAHFVIDVYNYHLADSVAALSIAIMTCGTMFPMASYSGKILLQTTPSHMIGQLDKCLREASTLDGVLEFRHEHFWTLSFGKLAGSLHVRIRRDANEQMVLAHVTNRLSTLVSNLTIQIFKDDWATRASVYQLLGNAPKYGTGIGTSSPPRKLPSPSSFNDNIPLSAYRAAPVIPSLTPFSSPVSGTSNTHGQTTNAFTSPSFNARTVPNSSTNLGASNFSSSFSSPSPRPLQQQKPVISYALPPLTNSTAPRTAIPYNSHISLGLKNQHTHHQH comes from the exons ATGAACCATTATTCAGACCCTAACGGTTTGATGTCCAAACCGTCTAGAATGGAACCGAATGGGAACATTGGTGTCGGGCGTCCTAACCATCACAGCCATAATCACAGTGGAGCTGGTG ATGTGCGAATGAGAATATCATCGTCTGTTGACAGTCAGCCTTCACAG GGTGTGATATATCCATTTCCAAATACATCGAGATCAATGGTTAAAAGATTTCAAAATGAGCTGTCGCAAGTCCTTCGTGAGAGACAG ggaaaatttattttcatgctTCTGATTTTTAATGCCATCGTTACATCTACGCTTCTGGTTTGGAGTCATTCTACGGAAAGTATGG gtTTAGCTGCGTATACGTATATAactatttttgatatatttgc attaCTCACTAGCCTTCTGACAATCTGGGTACAACAAAAATccatgatgaaaaatacagtATTTTCGTTTGG GTATGAAAGATTCGAGGTGTTAGCCGTATTTTCTTCCACTATGCTCGCGCAACTGGGAGCCTTATTCGTTGTAAAAGAATG CGTTGAACGAATAATACAGCAGCCAGATATTCACAC AGGCCGACTACTGCCTGGTACTTGTCTCGCGTTTGTAGCACATTTGATCATTACGTATAGCATAAAAAATCGTGCATTTAATCACGTCATTGATGCTTCGAGTTCGAGTTGGCTTCAGGAACACGTCGCTGATATGAGCGAAAG TTTATGTCATTACATTCCTGGACTGAGTAAATTACTGTTACCCCGAATCAATCCATTTGCACTGGTAGGATTCTCAGCCGGTCTGGCCTTGGTTTTAGCACATTTTGTCATCGATGTTTA taactatcatTTGGCTGATAGTGTAGCTGCTCTGTCGATCGCTATAATGACTTGTGGTACTATGTTCCCGATGGCTTCTTACAGTGGTAAAATACTTCTACAG ACAACTCCTTCACACATGATTGGACAGCTGGATAAATGTCTGAGAGAAGCCTCAACTTTAGACGGTGTCTTAGAATTCAGACACGAACATTTTTGGACGCTGTCTTTCGGCAAATTG GCTGGTTCGCTTCACGTAAGGATACGCAGAGATGCGAATGAACAAATGGTGCTCGCTCACGTAACGAATCGCCTTTCGACGCTCGTTTCGAATTTGACGATACAGATATTCAAAGACGACTGGGCGACGCGAGCTTCGGTTTATCAGTTACTGGGCAACGCTCCGAAATATGGAACCGGCATCGGCACGTCGTCTCCGCCGCGGAAGCTTCCATCACCGTCTAGTTTCAACGACAATATACCGCTGTCCGCGTATCGAGCAGCGCCCGTTATTCCTAGTTTAACACCATTTAGTAGCCCCGTTAGCGGAACTTCTAATACGCATGGTCAAACGACCAATGCTTTTACTTCGCCATCGTTTAACGCGAGGACAGTACCGAACAGCTCTACGAATCTTGGAGCATCGAATTTTAGCTCGTCGTTTTCCAGTCCATCTCCACGCCCgttacaacaacaaaaaccgGTTATTTCGTACGCTTTGCCGCCGCTGACGAATTCAACGGCTCCGCGAACTGCCATTCCGTATAACAGTCATATATCGCTAGGACTAAAAAACCAACACACGCATCATCAACACTGA